The Lactuca sativa cultivar Salinas chromosome 2, Lsat_Salinas_v11, whole genome shotgun sequence genome includes a window with the following:
- the LOC111912164 gene encoding transcription repressor OFP6 — protein MPTVKRKLSLNNTAVSVGCGSACRRINLSKIFHRKPNKHKHSRYYSDVDRHHHHHSSSSVSASTSWSTTTNTTTATLSPNASDTATHDSNVVQGFGWLSGNSLAVEKDSNDPYVDFRESMLQMIREKEIYGKDDLRELLNCFLQLNSPYYHGIIVRAFTEIWNSLSV, from the coding sequence ATGCCTACTGTGAAGAGGAAACTCAGTCTCAACAATACCGCCGTCAGTGTCGGCTGCGGTAGCGCCTGCCGGAGAATAAACCTCTCCAAGATCTTCCATCGTAAACCCAACAAACACAAACACAGCCGTTACTATTCCGACGTAGaccgtcaccaccaccaccatagcTCCTCCTCAGTCTCAGCCTCCACCTCATGGAGCACAACCACCAACACCACCACTGCTACATTATCGCCAAATGCCTCAGACACAGCAACTCATGACTCCAATGTCGTGCAAGGGTTTGGGTGGCTCAGCGGCAACAGCCTAGCCGTGGAGAAAGATTCTAACGATCCCTATGTCGATTTCAGGGAATCAATGTTGCAGATGATAAGGGAGAAGGAGATATATGGGAAAGATGATCTCCGGGAGCTTCTTAACTGTTTCTTGCAGTTGAATTCTCCCTACTACCATGGAATCATCGTCAGAGCTTTCACTGAAATCTGGAACAGCCTTTCGGTTTAA